From the genome of Tsukamurella pulmonis:
ACACGACGGAGATCGCGGCTCGGCACCCGGCGCACCCGCGCCGCGGCGGTCGGGCTCACGGCCACGATGGCCGTGACCCTGCTGGCGGGCTGCGGTACGGAGGACGACGGCATCACCCTGAACGTCTACGCCCCGGCGGACGGCGCGAAGACGGTCAAGGAGGTCGCGGTCGACTGCTCGACGAGCGACTACAAGGTCGTCGGGCACGCGCTGCCGAAACAGGCCGACGACCAGCGGCTGCAGATCGCCCGCCGCGCCAACGGCAACGACCGGACGATGGACATCGTCGGCCTGGACGTGAACTGGACCGCGGAGTTCGCTGAGGCCGGCTGGATCCTGCCGTTCCCGGACGACCTCGCCCAAGCCGCGAAGAAGACCGTGCTGGCCGGCCCGCTGAAGACGGCGATGTGGCAGGACACGCAGTACGCGGCGCCGGCGTGGACCAACACGCAGTTGCTCTGGTACCGCAAGGACGCGCTGGAGAAGGTGCTGGGCCGCAAGATCGGCAACCAGCCGCCGAAGCTGACGTGGGATCAGGTGGTGCAGTACGCGACCAAGTCCGGCGAGCTCGGCGGGCCGACGCAGATCGAGGCGCAGGCCGCGCAGTACGAGGGCGTGGTCGTGTGGTTCAACTCGTTGCTCGAGAGCGCCGGCGGCCGGATGGTGGCCGAGGACGGCAAGACGGTGACGCTCACCGACACCCCGGAGCACCGGGCCGCCACCGTCAAGGCACTCTCGATCATGAAATCCGTGGCCACCGCGCCCGGCCGCGACCCGTCGTTCACCCAGCTCGACGAGGGCAAGTCCCGCCTGGGCATGGAGACCGGCAAGGCGATCTTCCAGGTCAACTGGCCCTTCGTCTACGCGAGCGCGCAGCAGAACGGTGCCGCCGGCCAGGTGCCCTACCTGACGGACCTGACCAAGTTCGACGCACTGCTGAACCCGCCGAAGGACGCGGCGAACCCGCCGTCGCCGACGGCGGCGCAGCTCAACGAGATCAACACGCTCACGCGGCAGAAGTTCGATTTCGCGCCGTTCCCGTCGGTGGTTCCGGGTAAGCCCGCGAAGACCACCGTCGGCGGCATCAACTTCGCGGTGGCGAAGACCACCCGGTACGAGAAGCAGTCCTTCGCCGCGCTCGCGTGCCTGACCAACGAGGCCGCGGAGCGCAAGTACGCCATCAAGGGCGGCACCCCGCCGATCCTCGCGAAGCTCTACGACGATCCGGAGTTCCGCAAGGACTACCCGATGGCCTCGCTGATCCGCGACCAACTGCAGGAGAACACCACCGCGGTGCGGCCGATCACGCCGCAGTACCAGGCGATGTCGACCCTGCTGCAGGCCAAGCTGGCGCCCGTCGGGTCCTGGGACCCGGAGACGCTGGCCGATGAGCTGACCGAGGCCGCGCAGAAGGCCATGGACGGAAAGGGGCTCGTGCCGTGACCGCCGTGACCGAGGCACCGTCGAACGACCCGACGGGAACCACTCCCGAGAGCGAAGGGCGCCGCGCCGAGCGCAAGCTGGGCCTGCTGCTCATCGCGCCCGCCGCGCTGGTGATGTTCCTCGTCACCGCGTACCCGATCCTCTACGCCTTCTGGCTGAGCCTGCACAAGTCCTCGCTCGCCTACCCGGGGCAGGACGAGTTCATCGGCCTCGGCAACTACGTCACCGTGCTCAAGGACGGCTACTGGTGGGAGGCGCTGGGGATGACCTCGCTGATCACCGTGGTCTCCGTGGTGATCGAGTTCGTGCTGGGCCTGGCGATCGCGCTGGTCATGCACCGCACGCTCGTCGGCCGCGGCCTCGTGCGCACCGTCGTGCTGATCCCGTACGGCATCGTCACCGTCGTCGCGGCGTTCTCCTGGTACTACGCCTGGACGCCGGAGACCGGCTACCTGGTGAACCTGCTGCCCGACGGCAGCGCGCCGCTCACCGAGCAGTGGCCGTCCGTGGCGATCATCATCCTGGCCGAGGTGTGGAAGACGACGCCGTTCATGGCGCTGCTGC
Proteins encoded in this window:
- a CDS encoding extracellular solute-binding protein, coding for MTTRRRSRLGTRRTRAAAVGLTATMAVTLLAGCGTEDDGITLNVYAPADGAKTVKEVAVDCSTSDYKVVGHALPKQADDQRLQIARRANGNDRTMDIVGLDVNWTAEFAEAGWILPFPDDLAQAAKKTVLAGPLKTAMWQDTQYAAPAWTNTQLLWYRKDALEKVLGRKIGNQPPKLTWDQVVQYATKSGELGGPTQIEAQAAQYEGVVVWFNSLLESAGGRMVAEDGKTVTLTDTPEHRAATVKALSIMKSVATAPGRDPSFTQLDEGKSRLGMETGKAIFQVNWPFVYASAQQNGAAGQVPYLTDLTKFDALLNPPKDAANPPSPTAAQLNEINTLTRQKFDFAPFPSVVPGKPAKTTVGGINFAVAKTTRYEKQSFAALACLTNEAAERKYAIKGGTPPILAKLYDDPEFRKDYPMASLIRDQLQENTTAVRPITPQYQAMSTLLQAKLAPVGSWDPETLADELTEAAQKAMDGKGLVP
- a CDS encoding carbohydrate ABC transporter permease translates to MTAVTEAPSNDPTGTTPESEGRRAERKLGLLLIAPAALVMFLVTAYPILYAFWLSLHKSSLAYPGQDEFIGLGNYVTVLKDGYWWEALGMTSLITVVSVVIEFVLGLAIALVMHRTLVGRGLVRTVVLIPYGIVTVVAAFSWYYAWTPETGYLVNLLPDGSAPLTEQWPSVAIIILAEVWKTTPFMALLLLSGLALVPDDLLKAAALDGAGPWTRLLKITIPLMKPAILVALLFRTLDAFRIFDNIYILTKGSNGTGSVSILGYDNLFKAFNLGVGSAISVLIFICVAIIAFIFVKAFGTSVPGSDSGDRR